One Mycolicibacterium pulveris genomic region harbors:
- a CDS encoding ABC-F family ATP-binding cassette domain-containing protein, with the protein MITATDLEVRAGARTLLSTDGTVLRVQPGDRIGLVGRNGAGKTTTMRILAGEGEPYAGTISRSGEIGYLPQDPREGDLDMIARDRVLSARGLDTLLTDLEKQQVLMAEVADDAARDRAVRRYGQLEERFAALGGYAAESDAGRICASLGLPERVLTQALRTLSGGQRRRVELARILFAASDGGAGASGSTTTLLLDEPTNHLDADSIGWLRTFLQNHTGGLVVISHNVELLADVVNRVWFLDAVRGEVDVYNMTWQRYLDARATDEQRRRRERANAERKAAALRTQAAKMGAKATKAVAAQNMLRRADRMMAALEEERVADKVARIKFPTPAPCGRTPLVAKGLTKNYGSLEVFSGVDLAIDRGSRVVVLGLNGAGKTTLLRLLAGAESPDAGVIEPGHGMKVGYFAQEHDTLDNAATVWENIRHAAPDGGEQDLRGLLGAFMFSGAQLDQPAGTLSGGEKTRLALAGLVASTANVLLLDEPTNNLDPASREQVLDALRSYLGAVVLVTHDPGAAEALDPQRVVLLPDGTEDFWSEEYAELIELA; encoded by the coding sequence GTGATCACCGCAACGGACCTCGAGGTCCGCGCCGGCGCGCGCACGCTGCTGTCCACCGACGGTACGGTGCTGCGCGTGCAACCCGGCGATCGGATCGGGCTGGTCGGGCGCAACGGCGCGGGCAAGACCACCACGATGCGGATCCTAGCGGGCGAGGGCGAGCCGTACGCCGGAACGATCTCGCGGTCGGGCGAAATCGGTTACCTGCCACAGGATCCCAGAGAAGGCGACCTCGACATGATCGCGCGCGACCGGGTGCTGTCCGCGCGTGGTCTCGACACGCTGCTGACCGACCTGGAAAAGCAGCAGGTGCTGATGGCCGAGGTCGCCGACGATGCCGCCCGCGACCGGGCCGTTCGGCGCTACGGCCAGCTGGAGGAGCGGTTCGCCGCGCTGGGCGGCTACGCCGCAGAAAGCGATGCCGGCCGGATCTGCGCGAGTCTCGGTTTGCCGGAACGGGTTCTCACCCAGGCGCTGCGCACGTTGTCCGGCGGTCAACGACGCCGGGTGGAGCTGGCACGCATTCTGTTCGCCGCCTCCGACGGCGGGGCCGGGGCTTCGGGTTCGACGACCACGCTGCTGCTCGACGAGCCGACCAACCACCTCGACGCCGACTCCATCGGCTGGTTACGCACGTTCCTGCAGAACCACACCGGCGGGCTGGTGGTCATCAGCCACAACGTCGAACTGCTCGCCGACGTCGTCAACCGGGTGTGGTTCCTGGACGCCGTGCGCGGCGAGGTCGACGTCTACAACATGACCTGGCAGCGCTACCTCGATGCCCGCGCCACCGACGAGCAGCGCCGCCGCCGGGAACGCGCCAACGCCGAACGCAAGGCCGCCGCGCTGCGCACCCAGGCCGCAAAGATGGGGGCCAAGGCGACCAAAGCCGTTGCCGCACAGAATATGCTGCGTCGGGCCGACCGGATGATGGCCGCGCTCGAAGAGGAACGGGTGGCCGACAAGGTGGCCAGGATCAAGTTCCCGACGCCGGCGCCCTGCGGGCGCACCCCGCTGGTGGCCAAGGGGCTGACCAAGAACTACGGTTCGCTGGAAGTGTTCTCGGGCGTCGACCTGGCCATCGACCGCGGGTCCCGCGTGGTGGTGCTCGGCCTCAACGGGGCGGGCAAGACCACCCTGCTGCGCCTGCTGGCCGGCGCGGAGTCACCGGATGCGGGGGTGATCGAACCGGGTCACGGCATGAAGGTCGGATACTTCGCCCAGGAGCACGACACCCTCGACAACGCGGCCACGGTGTGGGAGAACATCCGCCACGCCGCGCCCGACGGCGGCGAGCAGGACCTGCGGGGACTGTTGGGCGCGTTCATGTTCAGCGGTGCGCAACTGGATCAGCCGGCGGGCACGCTATCCGGTGGCGAGAAGACCCGGCTGGCGCTGGCCGGGCTCGTCGCGTCGACAGCCAACGTGCTGCTGCTCGACGAGCCGACCAACAACCTCGATCCCGCGTCGCGCGAACAAGTACTCGACGCGCTGCGCAGCTACCTCGGTGCGGTGGTGCTAGTGACGCACGATCCGGGCGCGGCCGAGGCCCTGGACCCCCAGCGGGTGGTGCTGCTGCCCGACGGCACCGAGGACTTCTGGTCCGAGGAGTACGCGGAGCTGATCGAGCTGGCCTGA
- a CDS encoding enoyl-CoA hydratase, translating to MTEQTDFVLVDRPRPDIALVTLNRPERMNSMAFDVMVPLQKVLDELNHDNSVRAIVLTGAGRGFSSGADHKSAGGVPHTEGLTRPTFALRSMEVLDNVILTLRRMHQPVIAAVNGAAIGGGLCLALACDIRVAGAGAYFRAAGINNGLTASELGLSYLLPRAIGTSRAFELMLTGRDVDAEEAQQIGLVSRAVPDADLLEVCFQLGERIASFSRPGIELTKRTLWSGLDAASLEGHMQAEGLGQLYVRLLTANFEEAVAARAEKRAPIFTDDK from the coding sequence GTGACCGAGCAGACCGACTTCGTACTCGTCGACCGCCCGCGCCCCGATATCGCGCTGGTGACCCTGAACCGACCCGAGCGCATGAACTCGATGGCGTTCGATGTCATGGTCCCGCTGCAGAAGGTGCTTGACGAGCTGAACCACGACAACTCCGTGCGCGCGATCGTGCTCACCGGCGCGGGTCGCGGCTTCTCGTCGGGCGCCGACCACAAGTCGGCAGGCGGTGTGCCGCACACCGAGGGGCTGACCCGGCCCACCTTCGCGCTGCGGTCGATGGAAGTCCTCGACAACGTGATCCTGACGCTGCGCAGAATGCACCAGCCGGTCATCGCCGCGGTCAACGGGGCGGCGATCGGCGGAGGCCTCTGCCTGGCCCTGGCCTGCGACATCCGGGTAGCGGGCGCCGGCGCCTATTTCCGCGCCGCCGGGATCAACAACGGCCTGACCGCCAGCGAGCTGGGGTTGTCCTACCTGCTGCCGCGCGCCATCGGCACATCGCGGGCCTTCGAGCTGATGCTCACCGGCCGCGACGTGGACGCCGAGGAGGCACAACAAATCGGCCTGGTCTCCAGGGCGGTGCCCGACGCCGACCTGCTCGAGGTGTGTTTTCAGCTGGGCGAGCGGATCGCTTCGTTCTCCCGGCCAGGAATCGAGTTGACCAAGCGCACACTGTGGAGTGGACTGGACGCCGCTAGCCTGGAAGGGCACATGCAGGCCGAAGGCCTGGGCCAGCTCTACGTGCGTCTGCTCACCGCCAACTTCGAAGAGGCGGTGGCCGCGCGCGCCGAGAAGCGGGCGCCCATCTTCACCGACGACAAGTAG
- the trxA gene encoding thioredoxin, with translation MATKDITAEEFNDTINDNEIVLVDFWASWCGPCKAFAPTFAASAEAHPDVVFAKVDTEAEQELAAAADIRSIPTLMVFKKGKLVFNQAGALPPAALEELVQKVREFDVDAAIAAQNDGQTE, from the coding sequence GTGGCTACCAAAGACATCACCGCCGAAGAGTTCAACGACACCATCAACGACAACGAGATCGTGCTGGTGGATTTCTGGGCGTCGTGGTGCGGACCGTGTAAGGCGTTCGCCCCGACGTTCGCGGCGTCTGCGGAGGCCCATCCCGACGTCGTGTTCGCCAAGGTCGACACCGAGGCCGAGCAGGAGCTTGCGGCCGCGGCCGACATCCGCTCCATTCCCACGCTGATGGTGTTCAAGAAGGGCAAGCTGGTGTTCAACCAGGCCGGCGCATTGCCGCCCGCGGCGCTGGAGGAGCTGGTGCAGAAGGTCAGGGAGTTCGACGTCGACGCGGCGATCGCAGCGCAAAACGACGGTCAGACGGAGTGA
- a CDS encoding MSMEG_1198 family transcriptional regulator, translating to MASPLGKVVLPILTTAFPEATVRVAVDEAAVRREVTGRVRFDVVVADLVWNNPELEFRFDGLDVIDVLRDADRLAPVVIAMQGHRMERDHLDEARLRPEVAYVISKSAGADALPSVLRDAAVGKRDPDAGCRPPKPPLYELFAGRKGQTAGRLAGAIASGRASDGASLAAAAGVALNTATKVATHYLGPIVSQRGEHDPELPLTLAAVYRWCGLHASYLVSWCRRNGHGSVIQG from the coding sequence GTGGCATCTCCGTTGGGAAAGGTCGTGCTACCGATCCTGACCACGGCGTTTCCCGAGGCGACGGTGCGGGTCGCGGTCGACGAGGCCGCGGTGCGACGGGAGGTGACGGGCCGGGTCCGCTTCGACGTCGTGGTGGCGGACCTGGTGTGGAACAACCCCGAGTTGGAGTTCCGGTTCGACGGCCTCGACGTCATCGACGTCCTGCGCGACGCCGACCGCCTGGCCCCGGTGGTGATCGCCATGCAGGGTCACCGGATGGAGCGGGATCACCTCGATGAGGCGCGGTTACGCCCCGAGGTCGCGTACGTGATCTCCAAGTCCGCGGGCGCCGATGCCCTACCGTCGGTGCTTCGCGACGCCGCCGTCGGCAAGCGCGACCCGGACGCCGGGTGCCGGCCACCGAAACCGCCGCTGTACGAGTTGTTCGCCGGGCGCAAGGGGCAGACGGCCGGCAGGCTCGCGGGCGCCATCGCATCCGGGCGCGCGTCGGACGGGGCGAGTTTGGCGGCGGCCGCCGGCGTCGCGCTGAACACCGCCACCAAAGTCGCGACCCACTACCTCGGCCCGATCGTCAGCCAGCGTGGTGAGCACGACCCCGAACTCCCTCTGACCCTGGCCGCCGTGTACCGCTGGTGCGGGCTGCACGCGAGCTACCTGGTGAGCTGGTGCCGCCGTAACGGCCACGGGTCGGTCATCCAGGGCTGA
- a CDS encoding metal-sulfur cluster assembly factor, producing MSDTAVPNEELLFDLEEAMRDVVDPELGINVVDLGLVYGLNIEKGEQGTVALIDMTLTSPACPLTDVIEDQSRNALVGSGLVSEMKINWVWNPPWGPDKITDDGREQLRALGFTV from the coding sequence ATGAGCGACACCGCAGTGCCTAACGAGGAACTGTTGTTCGACCTTGAGGAGGCGATGCGCGACGTCGTCGATCCCGAGCTGGGGATCAACGTCGTGGACCTCGGCCTCGTCTACGGCCTGAACATCGAGAAGGGGGAGCAGGGCACCGTCGCGTTGATCGACATGACGCTGACGTCCCCGGCCTGCCCGCTGACCGATGTGATCGAGGACCAGTCGCGGAACGCGCTGGTGGGCAGCGGGCTGGTCAGCGAGATGAAAATCAACTGGGTGTGGAACCCGCCGTGGGGCCCGGACAAGATCACCGACGACGGCCGCGAACAGCTTCGGGCGCTCGGCTTCACCGTCTAG
- the sufU gene encoding Fe-S cluster assembly sulfur transfer protein SufU: MRLDQMYQEVILDHYKHPHHRGLREPFAAEVHHVNPTCGDEVTLRVALSDDGETVTDISYDGQGCSISQAATSVLTDQVIGQSVGDALKTVAAFSEMVSSRGTVEGDEDVLGDGVAFAGVAKYPARVKCALLGWMAFKDALAQASEEMSDERHRSA; encoded by the coding sequence ATGCGCCTGGATCAGATGTATCAGGAAGTGATCCTCGATCACTACAAGCACCCGCACCATCGCGGCCTGCGCGAGCCGTTCGCGGCCGAAGTGCACCACGTCAACCCGACGTGTGGCGACGAGGTGACGCTGCGGGTGGCGCTGTCCGACGACGGGGAGACCGTCACCGACATCTCCTACGACGGGCAGGGCTGTTCGATCAGCCAGGCGGCGACGTCGGTGCTGACCGATCAGGTGATCGGGCAGAGCGTCGGCGACGCGCTCAAGACGGTCGCGGCGTTCAGCGAAATGGTTTCGTCACGCGGAACCGTTGAAGGGGATGAAGATGTGCTCGGCGACGGCGTCGCATTCGCGGGGGTGGCGAAATACCCCGCGCGGGTGAAGTGCGCGTTGCTGGGGTGGATGGCTTTCAAGGATGCGCTTGCGCAGGCCAGTGAGGAGATGTCAGATGAGCGACACCGCAGTGCCTAA
- a CDS encoding cysteine desulfurase, producing MTTAQTLDVTRIRADFPILKKVMRGGNTLAYLDSGATSQRPVQVLDAEREFLTNSYGAVHRGAHQLMEESTDAYEQGRAEIAAFVGAHPEELVFTKNATEALNLVSYTLGDNRFARAVGPGDVIVTTELEHHANLIPWQELARRTGATLKWYQTTSEGPDAGRIDLDSLHLDDRVKIVAFSHHSNVTGALAPVDELVGRAKAVGALTVLDACQSVPHQPVDFGALDVDFAAFSGHKMLGPTGIGVLYGRRELLDAMPPFLTGGSMIETVTMESATYAPPPQRFEAGTPMTSQVVGLGAAARYLTEVGMRAVEAHEAELVAAALEGLTGIDGVRVIGPTSLENRASPVSFVVDGVHAHDVGQVLDDDGVAVRVGHHCAFPLHRKFGIAATARASFALYNTLDEVDRLVAGVRRAIEFFGR from the coding sequence GTGACGACCGCGCAGACTCTGGACGTCACCAGGATCCGGGCCGACTTCCCGATCCTGAAAAAAGTGATGCGCGGCGGAAACACGTTGGCCTACCTGGATTCGGGGGCCACCTCGCAACGCCCGGTACAGGTGCTCGACGCGGAGCGGGAATTTCTGACCAATTCCTACGGCGCGGTGCACCGTGGTGCGCATCAGTTGATGGAGGAGTCCACCGACGCCTACGAGCAGGGCCGCGCCGAGATCGCGGCGTTCGTCGGCGCGCATCCCGAAGAGCTGGTGTTCACCAAGAACGCGACCGAGGCGCTCAACCTGGTGTCCTACACGCTGGGCGACAACCGATTCGCCCGTGCGGTCGGACCGGGCGACGTCATCGTCACCACCGAGCTGGAGCATCACGCGAACCTGATCCCGTGGCAGGAGCTGGCCCGCCGTACCGGGGCGACGCTCAAGTGGTACCAGACCACCTCCGAGGGCCCCGACGCAGGACGCATCGACCTCGACTCGCTGCACCTCGACGACCGCGTGAAAATCGTTGCGTTCAGCCACCACTCGAACGTGACCGGTGCGCTGGCCCCCGTCGACGAACTGGTGGGGCGGGCCAAGGCCGTCGGTGCGCTGACCGTACTGGACGCATGCCAGTCGGTGCCGCACCAACCCGTGGACTTCGGCGCGCTGGACGTGGACTTCGCGGCCTTCTCCGGGCATAAGATGCTGGGCCCCACCGGCATCGGGGTGCTTTACGGGCGACGCGAACTTCTCGACGCGATGCCGCCGTTTCTCACCGGCGGCTCGATGATCGAGACCGTCACCATGGAGAGCGCCACCTACGCCCCGCCGCCGCAGCGGTTCGAGGCCGGCACACCTATGACCTCGCAGGTCGTCGGATTGGGCGCCGCGGCACGGTATTTGACCGAGGTCGGGATGCGCGCCGTGGAGGCGCACGAAGCCGAGTTGGTGGCCGCCGCGCTCGAAGGGCTGACCGGCATCGACGGCGTCCGCGTCATCGGGCCGACGTCGCTGGAGAACCGCGCATCGCCGGTGTCGTTCGTGGTCGACGGCGTGCACGCCCACGACGTGGGGCAGGTGCTCGACGACGACGGTGTCGCGGTGCGGGTGGGACACCACTGCGCGTTTCCGCTGCACCGCAAGTTCGGCATCGCCGCGACGGCGCGCGCGTCGTTCGCGCTGTACAACACGCTCGACGAGGTCGATCGCCTGGTGGCCGGCGTGCGCCGGGCCATCGAGTTCTTCGGCAGGTGA
- the sufC gene encoding Fe-S cluster assembly ATPase SufC: MTTLEIKDLHVSVAATEAADEIPILKGVDLTVKSGEVHALMGPNGSGKSTLSYAVAGHPKYTVTSGSITLDGEDVLAMSVDERARAGLFLAMQYPVEVPGVSMSNFLRTAATAVRGEPPKLRHWIKEVKGAMEALEIDPSFAERSVNEGFSGGEKKRHEILQLSLLKPKIAILDETDSGLDVDALRVVSDGVNRYAESENGGILLITHYTRILRYIQPQFVHVFVGGRIAESGGPELADELEEHGYERFAQAVGA, encoded by the coding sequence ATGACCACGCTTGAAATCAAAGACCTGCACGTCAGCGTCGCCGCCACAGAGGCCGCTGACGAGATCCCCATCCTCAAGGGCGTCGACCTCACCGTGAAGTCGGGGGAGGTGCATGCGCTGATGGGCCCCAACGGGTCCGGCAAGTCGACGCTGTCCTACGCGGTCGCCGGGCACCCGAAGTACACGGTGACGTCCGGGTCGATCACGCTCGACGGCGAGGACGTGCTCGCGATGAGCGTCGACGAGCGTGCCCGCGCCGGGCTGTTTCTGGCGATGCAGTACCCCGTGGAGGTGCCCGGGGTGTCGATGTCGAACTTCCTGCGCACGGCGGCCACGGCCGTCCGGGGTGAGCCGCCCAAACTGCGGCACTGGATCAAAGAGGTCAAGGGCGCGATGGAGGCCCTCGAGATCGATCCGTCGTTCGCCGAACGCAGTGTCAACGAAGGCTTTTCCGGCGGCGAGAAGAAGCGGCACGAGATCCTCCAGCTGTCGCTGCTGAAGCCCAAGATCGCGATCCTCGACGAGACCGACTCCGGTCTGGACGTCGACGCGCTGCGCGTCGTCAGCGACGGGGTGAACCGGTATGCCGAATCCGAGAACGGCGGCATCCTGCTCATCACGCACTACACCCGGATTCTGCGGTACATCCAGCCGCAGTTCGTGCACGTGTTCGTCGGTGGTCGCATCGCCGAGTCCGGCGGGCCCGAACTGGCCGACGAGCTCGAAGAGCACGGCTACGAGCGGTTCGCCCAGGCCGTGGGGGCGTGA